DNA sequence from the Sinorhizobium sp. RAC02 genome:
CAAGGGTCTGAATAACCGGGCCGAGAATTCTCATGTGCCGCTGCGAAAACGGGAGCGGATAATGCAAGGCTTCCGATCACCGGGAGGCCTTCAGCGCTTCGTCTCTGTTTTCTCCGCTGTCCGTAACCTCTTCGTCCCACCCCGCTCACAACGCTCCGCATTCCAAACCCGGGCTCACCACATCCTCGCGCTCGTAGAATGGAAAGCTGCGGCCGGAGCCATGGCCTGAGAACAATCCCCAAGGCACAGCGTCTCCTATGCATCCGAAGTCAGGTTAAGGTGACATCGCCCCTAGGGGCTATTCAGTCCTATAGCCTGAAAGAACAGGACGGATACATTTTCCTCCCTATAGGGCCGAAGCTACTGTTCTGCGCGGTGCACAACCAGGGGACGCTCAAGCGGTTTAAAGCTCGCAACCACATTGAACAACTGCAAAGCCTGAATAAGCTGACCATTCGACGTGCCGCGGAGGTAGTGTTCGCGCGGGACGAGCGGGACCTAAACGAAGTGCGTGAGCTGATGGGCGCGCGACCGGGGGGGAAACGCTGCTTGAACGACTGATAAAGCACCGCGAACAAATGCGAGGCATCGAAAATGACGACGATCTGGGCGGGCAGGACTGATCCAGCGGTCGCCCGCGGGGCGTCTATCAAGGCGGCGAAAGAGGCCGACGTGTTTATCCAACCGTAGAGATCGACAATCCCGTTGCGCTTGGCATATTCCTCCATTGCATCCATTGGAACAGTGCGTCGGTTCGAAAGTTTTTCTGCGGCCTTCGGAGGCTGAACACGAGGAACGAGAACTTCCATGCAGCAACTGATCCCACCGCCGAGCCGCCCGCTCAGTGACGTTGATACCCTACTCGAATGCGAAGAGATGCTGGAAAATCCGGTTCGGGGTTTTATTGAGGCTTTCGTCCAGGCCGGCGGGCCACCGACTGTGGTCTACAAGGCAGTGAAAAATGTGGTCGACCAACAGGCGCATTCCTATGCCGAGGATCCTGATCCGGCCGATGACGCGCCTAGCATCTCGTGAGTGGGTGATACCGTATTAGGCCGGCAAACTCCCGAGATGGAATAAAAAGGGGCGAACGGAACAAGCGGCAGGCAACGCCGTTTGATGTGCGCGGCAATTGATGTGCTTCCACGCTCATATTTGGTTCCCCAGCCCGCCGCAACAGAAGGTCGCTTCGATCCCCCTCCGAAGCGGCCTTCTTTTTTGATCGACACTGCCGTATCGACTATATGGATTGCCCGGCCCTCGGCCGGTGGGCATTCGAAGAAATGTCGCGCCCCTACGCTTTGGTGCGGGAACATCAAAGCCGACACCTCAGAGCCAGCAGTTTTGACGACAGAGAAGAGATCAACTCAATCGGTTGGGGTCAGTTCGACACGCTTAAGCCGCTAGTTTCTTCAAGATGAATGCACCCAGAAAGCCTCCTACTACCGCCGAGCTGGCGGTAACCCAATCGGGAGCATCCAAACTTTGAGCTATCGACACGCCGAGGCCAGCGGGGAAGCCTGCGAGAAGCGCGTAGAGAAGATTCTTCATGTTCACCTGACCTCAAATTCGAGACCGCTAAAATCGCGCTTGTGAAAACATCAAAACAATCACGCGTCAAGAGCAGTCGGGAACGCGCCTTGCCAGAGCCTGTCGCGGCGCGGAAGGCGTTTATCACGGCGGCGGAAGAAGCAGGGTGTTCATCCGCCTGTAGGGACTGGCGATCCTATTTTAGGCTGGCGAGCTTCCGGCGCCCCCTACGGTTATGTTTCCCGCTGGAAATGCCATCCGATCATCAACCTCTCAACGTAGGATACTCCCAAGATCCTTTCAGGCAATTGCGAGATTCTTTCACCAAGTCAGCATAATCCGCCTTGAAAGGGGCGGCTAACTGCGTTTCCAGATAAGCCAATACCCCGCGCAACACAGCGAGTTCGGCAGTGCTTTCAAAACAGGATGCTTCAGGCGTAGGCGCTCTGCCTTCTTCGCACCACCGCGAAAGCAGATCAAAGAGGACCAAGGCCTCATCTAGTGAAAGCCGGATTTGCAAACCATCGCCTCGATGTAGAACGTGCGTCATGGGGCCATTTGGCATGGACTGCGAAGGGCAGCAATAGGCAGAGCCCGCCGCACCGCGGATATGCGGCCTCGGTACCGGTGTCGGTCCAGGTCAGGTCGATGTCTCCATCCTCTTCAGACACCGCCTTGAAGAGCTTCTTGGCAACGATCGGCAGCAGCGCGCCGTCGGTGCCGATGGCGATGCCGGTCGAACCGCCAGTTGCAACGAACGCGTCACCATTGGCGTCGGCAAACAGTGCGATATCGACAGAGGCTCGCATGGCGAGGTCCCTGCCCTGGCCGTCCTTCAACTGGATGGTGACGGCACGAACGTTAGTGGCTTCAGCGCCGACGACGATGGATGCGTCCGCAACGGCACCGCCAAGATCGACGACATCGTCCGGGCCGACGATAAGCTTGTGGGGATTGGGACGACGGATGGTCATCGGTCGGGCTCCTGAGTTGGTGGGGTTTAAGGCCGCGCAGCCGTGCTATGCCGCGACGAGGTCGTCAGCGACCAACCAATGGTCCTCGATACGGACGAAGGCCTTCCCGTCCGCATGGACGGTCTGGGCATCGACGGTGCCGGCAATACCGGCGATGGGGCAACGAAGGTTCATACCGATCATGTTCTGCTCCTTTTCCTCAATCGAAGATCGACTCGACTCTTTTCTAAGTTGTGCCATGATGCGCGTTGGAGTGGGGGCAATCATCATGGAATTCAATCTTGCGTGGCGAACTGTGTTCGCCACTTTTCTTTCGTGCGCCCTAATGGGCTGTGCCACGTCCTACTCAGAATTTCGGAAGAACCCGCACAAGGTGAGCAAGGCCGCGCTGTGTCGAACATTCATCGAAACGCGTGACCAGGGCTATCTAATTGACCTGACCGCGGAACTGGCACGACGAGGAATAAACCCTCTCGAATGCCACCAGATGGTGCAACAACAGAACCAGGCCGCTGCGGCCGTCGTCGGCCTTGCGTTGATCGGCACGGCCGTTGCCGTTTGTGCCAACAACAACTGCGGTCGCCCCTACTACCCAGCCTACTCCGGCTCCTGCCAATATGAATGGCAGTATGACTCGAGGGGCAGGCGGTGTGGGAGACGAGCCGCGTCCTATCGGGCCGGCGGTTGGTAACCACATATGGAGGAATTGATGACTTACCTAAAGTTAGCGACGGTGGCAGTGGCTATGGTTGTGTCCGCTTCGGCGGCACTTGCACACGGAGGCGGCTGCCGAAAAAGCTCGCCGCCTGGTCAGTGTTGCCACATGGACAACAGCACTGGCTCAGTTCACTGCCATTGAATGTGTGAGCTTGTCCTTCAGAACTGACATGGGCGAACCTTTTCCGTACACATAAATTCATTTCCCGTGTACGATAATTCTTGCATCAGTCTATTTTCCGTGTACAAATAATCCCATGAAGATCGTATGGGACGAACTGAAACGCGAAGCCAACATTGCCAAGCACGGCATGGACTTCGCCGCGCTTACAGTCGAGTTCTTCGAGGACGCGACCGTCGTTCCTGCCAAGCTAGGCAGGTTTCAGGCTATCGGTCGTCTCGCTGATGGAACCATCGTCGTGATCTTCGCAACTCTCGGCACTGAGGCTGTATCCGTTATCTCGATGCGCCCGGCCCGGAAAGACGAAAGGGACCTGATCTGATGGCTATCAAATACAGGAAATACGAGGATGTCCCGGAGCCGAAAGGCTTCACAAAACAGGATTGGGACGAGGTGGCCGACAACCCGCCGATCACGAAAGAGCAGATGAAGCAGGCGAAGCCGTTCAAGGAAGCATTCCCTGAACTTGCCGAGAGTATCGTGAAGTCCCGCGGGCGCCCCAAAACCGAAGACCCGAAGGAAGCAATCACGTTACGCCTGCCACGTTCGGTTCTTGAGCGCTGGAAGCGCGATCCAGAATGGCGGGCAAAGATGGCTGAAGTTCTGGAGAAGGCTGGCTGAAGCCCCTGCCTCTACCCTCCACCGAGGATAAGAGAGAAGCATCAGAGAAGCACGAAAACCGGGGTAGCGTATGAACGAGCCGACAGACAGGTCAGGGTTTCAGGACGTGCATTTGCCCCGGCTGTCGTGGCGACTTGGATGGGCCGTTGGTAGAGCCCTTTGTCATACCGTCATTTTCTTCATATCGGCGGCGCTAACTTTGACAGCGATCATCATCGGCTATCGTCTGCTCAATTGAGAGAATCTTGAGAAGCCCACCCCCGGGTGACAAACCGGGATGGGCTTTCTCTGGCGCACTCCCGGAGGGAGGATGGTGGAGCGGACTGTCGGGGTTGAAGCGACCTTGGAAGCTTGGAAGGCTCTTGCCTCACCTCGAAGAAGCCCGCGAAGAAAGCAAGGGATGTGCATGACACACATACCCTTGAGCCTGCCGACCAGCGACAGGTGGGTGAATTAGTCGTCTGTGAAGAACCGCGTTTAGCAGATTTGCAATAGTGGATTTTCTCGGGTTTGCACCTTGAAGCTGGCCCATAGAATAGCCATCAAAATGCTGAGCCATGCCAGGATGCGTCGGAAGTTGTAGCCGATGGCAGCGAGGATGGCGTTGGCGGCGTCGCCGTTGGCATGTGCGAGCTGGTTCCGGCCCATGCGATGGTCGGCCTTGAGATGTCCGATGACGGGCTCGACCGCCGAGCGCCTGCGCATCTCACGTTTGATCTGATCTGTCATTCCGCGCTTCTGGCCGGCGGTATAGACCTTGAAGCGGTGGGTCGGCGGGGCGTTGTGGCCCTTGTAGCCGGCGTCTGCGATGATGCGGGTGAGCGTTGCGCCGACCCGGGCTCGATGGCGGGGATGACGGTTTCGAGCGTGTGGCCGTCATAGGGCTTGCCGGGGAGCGCCTGGATGTGGGTGACTATCATCGCCAAAGGACTAAAGGGCATCACTGGACCTCAATTGGCCCTCGTCCAGTGTCTTTGCGGCATCGTGTTCATGTCGCTGGTCGTGCCGGCAGGACCTTTGGAGGTATCATCCGTGCAATGGGGGTGGTTTGCTGTTATCGGCGTCGTACATACTGGCGGTGTTTACATGCTGCTCTACGACGCACTACCGAAACTATCGACGCCCTTGGCCGCCGTACTGTTGTTTCTCTACCCGGCCACTGCGATCATTGTCGATGCCGTCGTCTACGGCCATCGGCTTGGGTCGGCGCAATACGTCGGAGTAGGCTGCATTCTGATCGCAAGCCTCGGCGTGACGCTGAAGTGGGGGGTTCGCCGCTCCCTGGCAGTTTCCGCCGCTTGAGGAGCCGAGGAACATGAACTTTGCGCATTTTTGCACCACTGCTCACGCGGCGATTTTGCCGAAATCTATCCGGTTGTCCAGATCGAGGTCGAACCTGCCGTAGTGATTGACGGGGCGTAAATCAGCGGCGTGAGGCCGCGGTAATCTTCCGGTGCCATACGACCGTGCCACGCTGGCTCGGACAGCACCGTTTGCAGCTGCGCGTGTTCACATAAACGAGCGACGCTCAAAGGAGGTTGAGGTGATTGCGCTTTCCACACCAGTTCCGTCGTTAAAGGCGCGCCGAAGTCTCTGCGGGGAGCCAAGGATATCAAGTTGTGCCCACATAACGCTATTACCGATATGCCTCCGAGAGAGGCGGGCGTGCAGCCAGACGGACTGTAACGAGGATGCCGAGGAATGCGATGGCGGCGATACCTCCGATCAGCGCTGTCGCCCAGATTGACGGGACGACCCCCGTCCGTGCGAGCGACATGGACATGGCAAGCGGGGCTACTGCGGACGTCATCTGCTTGGCAGTCGTAACCCATCCCATGCGGCTGCCAAAACCAGCCTTCCCGAACAGCTCAAGCGGCAGCGTCCCGCTCACAATGCTTGTCAGGCCGGACCCAAGTCCGAAGCAGATGGCAAACAGGACCGCGCCGGAAATCGACGGCGTTGTTAGCATCAGGATCGTGAGACCCAACGGAATGAGCAAAGTGGCGATCAACGCGAGCCATCTCTGGGGCAATTCTCCGCCGAAGACCAGATTGATCAGGCGGCTCGCCACCTGTGAAGGACCGAATAGCGACGCGACGACAAGCCCTGCGGCTCCCATGCCCAAGGCCTGGGTCAGGGGAACCATGTGAACGAGGATGGCCGACAGGGCATATCCTTCGATTGCGAAGCCGAAAAGCATCAGAAAGAACAGGAGATTCCTATTCGAGACGGCCCGAGCGGGCGCGTCGGGCAAAGGATTTCCTTTGGACACCGACACTGCACTCGTCGTCAGACGGGCCAGGGCCAGATGGACAGGAAGGCAGACCGCGAGGTTCATGACCGCGAACACTATGTAGACTTCGCGCCAGGACAGGAAGCCATGCATCCACGACGTCAGCGGCCAGAACATCGATGAAGCGAAACCCGCCATCAGCGTGAGGTGAACGATCGAGGTCTGGGCCCTGTTTCCTCCCGCCTGCACGATTGCGGTAAACGCCGTTGCGTAGAGGACCGTCGCGGAAATCACTTCGGTCAACGCCAGCGAGATCGCGAACGTCAAAGGCCCAGGCGACATCGACATCATCAACAGGCAGGCGGCGGCAAGGACGGACCCGATGGCCATCAACCGTCCAGCGCCGATCCTGTCGGCAAGTGAGCCGGAAAACGGCGCGGCCAAGCTGCCGGCCAGCAGCGCGATCGAGAACGCGCCGAAAACCCATTGTTCAGATTTGCCGACGTCGCGTGCTATGTCCGGCACCAGGACACTGAATGCATAGTATAGCGTACCGTACCCGATATTCTGCGAGGCTCCCAAGCCGATCAGGGCCCAGAGCGGCAACTTCTGTTCGCTGCCCATCACGCTCGTTCGACCTCGGTTTTCGCCGATCCGCAACCACAACCCGACTTGCCGTCCGCCTTCGCGTCGGCGTCAGCAACGCAACAGGCGTCTACGGCGACCGGAGCCAGACCTCCGCAACATCCGGATGATGCCGACGTTTGCGGCGTAGCGGAGCAGACGCCTGTTTCTGGCAGCACGAGTTCGACACGCCGCGCGCCGTCGTGGTCACCCGCGAGTTCAGCGACCACAGAGCGAACCTGCTCGTATCCGGTCTTCATGAGGAATGTCGGCGCGCGCCCATAGGACTTCGAACCCACGATGTAGAAGTCCTTCTCGGGATGCGACAGTTCATCAATGCCATGAGGCGGAACCGTCCCGCAGGAGTGAAGGTTCGGGTCAATCAGGGGAGCAAGCGCAGGCGGGGCTTCGACAGCGGGTTCGACATCGAGGCGCACCTCCCGGAGGAACGAGAAGTCGGGTCGGAACCCCGTTGCGACCACGACCTGGTCCATCTCCAGCTCCGTCGGTTCCCCGTTCGCTACCGCGGACACGATCACCTTGTCGTTCACCGATGTGACCTTGCTCGCCGAGAACGACGTCAGCATCTTGAGGTGACCTGCGTCCATCGCTTTTTTCGCCGCGAGACCAAGCGCGCCACGTTCGGGTAATTGGTCGTTCAAGCCGCCCCCGAGCAGCTTCGCGACGCCCCGGTGGCGAAGCACCCAGTAGATTTCCGTAGACGGGTTCGACTGCTGAAGCTCCAGTAGCGCGAGGGCGACATTGATTGCTGAGTGGCCACTTCCCACCACGAGCGTACGCTTGCCGACGAAGTTCGACCGCTTGGTGCCGACAACGTCCGGAATGCCGTAAGATATTCGGGCTGCTGCAGCCCGTTCACCGAGGACCGGGAGACCGTTCGCGCCCATTGGGTTTGGCTGCGTCCAGGTGCCCGAGGCATCAATCACCGCGCGTGCCTCGATCTCGTGGTCGCCCTCATCGTCCCGGTATCGTATTACAAACGGCGCGTCCGCGCGGTTCTTCGAGGATACCTTGTCGAGCCCTTGTCGTGCGATGGCCGTGACCGTCGCTCCAAGCCTCAAGGCCTTTTCAATGGCCGAAATGCGGGACAGGGGCGCGAGATAATCTTGCACGATGTCGCGGCCGGTCGGTAGTTCGTCAGAAGGCGGAGACGTCCAGCCATTGTCGTCCAGTAGCCGCCGCGCGGCGTCATCGATGTTGTACTTCCATGGCGAGAACACCCTGACATGGCCCCATTCGAGAAGCGCTGTGCCGACGGAGTTGCCTTGCTCGAAAACTACGGGCGGCATACCCGCCTCCAGTAGCCGTGCCGCCGCGGCCATTCCAACGGGGCCCGCGCCTATAACCGCAACGGGAAGAGCGCTACTGGGCTTCATCTCAACCTCCATCGATATTTCCAGAAACTTCGAAATTAGAGCGCAAAAAAACGCGGTTAGGCAACGACCTTCGCCGCTGGCCGCGCGCATTCCTGATCGGCACAGCACTCGTTCACGAGATAGCCGATCAGCTCGTTCATGTGTCTGTAGTTCGCCGTGCAGATCAGCGTCGTTGCCTGGCGGTCCTGAATGACCAGCCCCGTATCGACGAGACGCTTCAGATGGTGCGACAACGTCGATCCTGGGATATCCAGCTTTTCCTGGAGACGGCCGACGGGAAGCCCCTCCTCCCCCGCGCGAACCAAAGCGCGGTAAATCCGGAGGCGGGTGACGTTCCCCAAGGCTTCAAGTTGCGATGCTGCTTTTTCGATGATCATGGAAATACGCTACCCGACAGTCGTCTAACGGTCAAGGTTATTTCCACAACCATCGAAATAATCAAATCGACTTCAGCTTGACCCGCTGCTCGAGCTTCTCGGCGTCTTCCTTCCGTTCGCTGTAGCGGTCGGTGAGGTAAGCCGACGCATCCCTCGTCAACAGGGTGAACTTGGCCAGTTCTTCGCATACGTCGACAACACGGTCGTAGTAGGACGATGGCTTCATGCGGCCGTCGGCATCGAACTCCTGAAACGCCTTCGCCACCGATGACTGGTTCGGAATGGTGATCATCCGCATCCACCGTCCCAGGATACGCATCTGGTTCACGGCGTTGAAGGACTGGCACCCACCGGAGACCTCCATCACCGCTAGCGTCTTTCCTTGTGTCGGCCGTATCGAACCGAGCGCCAGGGGAATCCAGTCGATCTGCGCCTTCATGATCCCGGTCATCGCGCCATGGCGCTCGGGGCTGATCCACACCTGGCCCTCCGACCACTGCGACAGCTCGCGCAACTCCTGGACTTTGGGGTGGCTGACAGGCGCTTCGTCGGGAAGCGGCAGTCCCTTGGGATCGAACACGCGCACCTCGCATCCGAAATGCTCGAGCAGACGCCGTGCTTCGTGCGCGAGCAGCCGACTGTAGGAGACCTCACGCAGTGAGCCGTAGAGGATAAGGATGCGCGGCTTGTGCGTGGAGAACGCTGGTCGCAACGCGTCGAGATCGGGAGTGCGGAAATACTCCGGCGACGCCGCGGGAAAGTCTTCAGACAATGCGCTTTCCTTCGTCGTCTAGGACACGTTCGCCGTCTTCCTTGATAAACGGTCCCTTGAACGCGTCCGCGGGCAGGATATCGAGGACTGCTTCAGACGGCCGCGACAGGCGCGTGCCCATCGGCGTGATGACGAACGGCCGATTGATTAGAATCGGGTCCTTCAGCATCGCGTCGAGAAGCTCGTCGTCGGTCAGTTGCGGGTCGGAGAGGCCAAGCTCTGCATAGGGCGTACCCTTTTCTCGGATCGCCTGGCGCACAGTCAGTCCGGCGTCGGCAATCATCTTCACAAGCTGCTCGCGTGACGGCGGGGTCTTGAGGTATTCGATA
Encoded proteins:
- a CDS encoding DMT family transporter — its product is MTIIAKGLKGITGPQLALVQCLCGIVFMSLVVPAGPLEVSSVQWGWFAVIGVVHTGGVYMLLYDALPKLSTPLAAVLLFLYPATAIIVDAVVYGHRLGSAQYVGVGCILIASLGVTLKWGVRRSLAVSAA
- a CDS encoding BrnA antitoxin family protein — translated: MAIKYRKYEDVPEPKGFTKQDWDEVADNPPITKEQMKQAKPFKEAFPELAESIVKSRGRPKTEDPKEAITLRLPRSVLERWKRDPEWRAKMAEVLEKAG
- a CDS encoding metalloregulator ArsR/SmtB family transcription factor, with the translated sequence MIIEKAASQLEALGNVTRLRIYRALVRAGEEGLPVGRLQEKLDIPGSTLSHHLKRLVDTGLVIQDRQATTLICTANYRHMNELIGYLVNECCADQECARPAAKVVA
- a CDS encoding BrnT family toxin; translated protein: MKIVWDELKREANIAKHGMDFAALTVEFFEDATVVPAKLGRFQAIGRLADGTIVVIFATLGTEAVSVISMRPARKDERDLI
- a CDS encoding NAD(P)-binding domain-containing protein, with the translated sequence MEVEMKPSSALPVAVIGAGPVGMAAAARLLEAGMPPVVFEQGNSVGTALLEWGHVRVFSPWKYNIDDAARRLLDDNGWTSPPSDELPTGRDIVQDYLAPLSRISAIEKALRLGATVTAIARQGLDKVSSKNRADAPFVIRYRDDEGDHEIEARAVIDASGTWTQPNPMGANGLPVLGERAAAARISYGIPDVVGTKRSNFVGKRTLVVGSGHSAINVALALLELQQSNPSTEIYWVLRHRGVAKLLGGGLNDQLPERGALGLAAKKAMDAGHLKMLTSFSASKVTSVNDKVIVSAVANGEPTELEMDQVVVATGFRPDFSFLREVRLDVEPAVEAPPALAPLIDPNLHSCGTVPPHGIDELSHPEKDFYIVGSKSYGRAPTFLMKTGYEQVRSVVAELAGDHDGARRVELVLPETGVCSATPQTSASSGCCGGLAPVAVDACCVADADAKADGKSGCGCGSAKTEVERA
- the arsK gene encoding arsenite efflux MFS transporter ArsK, producing MGSEQKLPLWALIGLGASQNIGYGTLYYAFSVLVPDIARDVGKSEQWVFGAFSIALLAGSLAAPFSGSLADRIGAGRLMAIGSVLAAACLLMMSMSPGPLTFAISLALTEVISATVLYATAFTAIVQAGGNRAQTSIVHLTLMAGFASSMFWPLTSWMHGFLSWREVYIVFAVMNLAVCLPVHLALARLTTSAVSVSKGNPLPDAPARAVSNRNLLFFLMLFGFAIEGYALSAILVHMVPLTQALGMGAAGLVVASLFGPSQVASRLINLVFGGELPQRWLALIATLLIPLGLTILMLTTPSISGAVLFAICFGLGSGLTSIVSGTLPLELFGKAGFGSRMGWVTTAKQMTSAVAPLAMSMSLARTGVVPSIWATALIGGIAAIAFLGILVTVRLAARPPLSEAYR
- the arsH gene encoding arsenical resistance protein ArsH, which gives rise to MSEDFPAASPEYFRTPDLDALRPAFSTHKPRILILYGSLREVSYSRLLAHEARRLLEHFGCEVRVFDPKGLPLPDEAPVSHPKVQELRELSQWSEGQVWISPERHGAMTGIMKAQIDWIPLALGSIRPTQGKTLAVMEVSGGCQSFNAVNQMRILGRWMRMITIPNQSSVAKAFQEFDADGRMKPSSYYDRVVDVCEELAKFTLLTRDASAYLTDRYSERKEDAEKLEQRVKLKSI
- the arsC gene encoding arsenate reductase (glutaredoxin) (This arsenate reductase requires both glutathione and glutaredoxin to convert arsenate to arsenite, after which the efflux transporter formed by ArsA and ArsB can extrude the arsenite from the cell, providing resistance.); its protein translation is MDVTIYHNPECGTSRNALELIQHAGIEPTVIEYLKTPPSREQLVKMIADAGLTVRQAIREKGTPYAELGLSDPQLTDDELLDAMLKDPILINRPFVITPMGTRLSRPSEAVLDILPADAFKGPFIKEDGERVLDDEGKRIV